The DNA region GTAAGTGGCATATGCCAGCAGCATACAATGAATAGGCATAAACCCTAAAATAGGAGTGGCGATCAATAAATGGCAGTGGACAGTGGCATCTGTCAGTGGAAAACCtgtgatcattttaaatggCACAAGCGGTTTAAAAGTGACACACGCACCATTGAAATACCATTTTCAGCAATGGTATACGTCAGTAAGATTCAGATCTGCTAGTGGGGAGTGTTGTGAGCCTGTAACATGAGATTTTTAAGTGTCACATAGCTGTAGATCAGCAGAGGTATACCGATAATCAATAGTGCCCCAACAGTGACAAACCACTCCCAATCTGCATATGCCACTAAACCAAGATGTATGCCACATACTATCAGACACTTTGTGATGATCCACAGTCATGCAAGAGAGGCAGGGTGGAGGTTACCTGCTCTCTAGCCGTGTGTACAGCTGGGTGTTGTCTGTGCGGAGGACAAAGACAATGTGGAACCAGCGTTCAGGGAACAGGTCACAGCCATGATAGTCAATAATCGCACCACCTTCTACCATCTGTTCATCCAGCTCATCTACCACCTGCAGGATCACAATAAGgtcacaatattaatatttcacattCACCCAACCCAATTCAATCTGTAGTGATAATTTACTTCATGTTGGttcaacattttcaaacaccTCAGTTCACAGAGGGACTAAACAGCCCCTGCAAATGCCTTTAGCCTATCATTTGTCTACAGATCAGTATatggagcagcagaggaaggaaATGGCACCACCTCCTCCTTAACCGCTCTCCAAGATGTAACGTAATGTTTTAAGAAAGCGCTCCAAAGCGTGGTTTCCACTCCATTTCAATTTGGTACACTAAACAGTTTGTGCCATCATGGGCATCAATGGTTGCTGATGAATTAGATGAACACAGGGAATCCAAGCTCAGTGAGTTTAACCAAGATGTGCAATAGGGCAACTGAGTCATATCCATGTGCAGTACAGATCAGCATATCATAACCAGGTCCATTTAACTCACCCTGTCCTCATCCAAAATCGGGCACTGGTACTCTTCGTCATAGCCATCATAAAGTTGTCCTGTGGAGAGAGAATCAGGATAGCCAGGATCGTCTTTGACATGTATCTGAATTTATTTGCATacaaagtctaaaaacaacCCATTGAGTGAAGACTCAAACCAGCACAAAGACGATGAGTAATAAGGGTTTTGATTTGTGATTCAACAAAAAGGATGAAGGGTGCTTCATCCAAGCTGGTTAAATGTTTTACCTTCCTGTGCCAGGTCTCCTATGTTGACATAGGTCAGCCCTGTCCGCTGGGCCAGCTCCTTTCCTAAAGTAGTCTTTCCAACACCGGGAGTTCCTGTAGGAGAGGATTAGCATCGTTAACATATACATTCAGTGTTGCCCGACTTTTAGAAGTAAAGCCATGCAGACTACATCATCTGGTGAGATCTGCTCAGGCTGGTGAGCAGCACCAGTGACACTGACACATCTAGTCCTGATGACTAGGTGCCACTTTGACGTAAACTTATCAGCCTCACCGCGGGTTTCTGTTGAAGGTATGTAGCTaaaagacatgcagcagagcTTTCTAACTACCTGTAAGCAGAACGTTTGGTCGCTTCCTCATCTTCATAGCTTGTTAGCAACCAACACGTGTCGTGATGACGGTcacctgaaatacacaatagtcCTATTATCTCTTCATGACATTCTAGACATACCGTTTAATCTATACGCTTAAAATCAAGAAACAAACCTGAAAAAGAGGATTGTGAAAAAATTGAAGAGTTGGGTAGCTAGCTGGATGTTAGCTATTACGCCAGACTTCCACAAACACTGCAGTGAACTGAGGCTTCACGTCAGTGTTACGTCAATGAACAGTCAGTTTACGGCATTCCGAATCCCCCGGAGTTTAAATCGATAAACTTCTCTTCGCCTCACCTCCTGCAACTCTTTAGTAACATTAACGTTACTCGCTCTTACAAAATAACGTTAGTTCTCATTCCACCCGAGGAAACACCGTGTGTGCTTCTGACACATGGTCAAACAAGGTGAGTTAATACAGATATATCATATTGGCTTTACACAAACTAACAActtagttaacgttagctaaccaTCATTCTGCAGTCCACacgtgaatgtgaatgtgtgaattaCATCCAGAGAATTTAAAATAGACTATAATATACTTTGAACAGCTGTGTGCTGTTAACAGGTAACATTATATGCTGAGGTGTGGGGATATCTTAATACAGTTTTTGGCAGCACaataacaagaaaaaaagaagttaaaCTGAAGATAACGGAATATGTAACCTCAAATATCAACCTTTTTCTTATGCTGTATACCACTAAGATAACTGTGTCTTGTTTTTGCTGCCCTGTGTTAGCGAGCTCTAAAAGCATCACCACCGACAAACCTTTCAGGTTCCCAGTGGTTCGTTGAGCTGCTGGCCTCAATGTGAAGCAGGATGGACAAACTCTCTGTGGGAGATAAAGCTGCTTCTAGCAGAGTGAGTTCTCTGCCGTTACAttgcattatttgtgtgtgttttagatttCCAGAAGCAATGTCCAATCAGTTGCTTTCAATAgattaaaaaagtaattaatttaatacattttccaaCTGATTcttttctaaaatatatttttgttttctttatcaatTATTGTTCTCACATTTCTTCCTTTCTCAGTCATAGCACCCATTTAATCACACATACGGTTCCTTCAGGAATACCTCTGTGTTTGCAGTGGTAAGGTAGCAGCTCTTCACTGAGCACAGAAGGATGCCTAGATTCCTCCAGGAAATTATATTTAACATCTGCTTCGGTCTAGGAATCATTTTCAATTGGGCTGCAATTTATAAACGTTGCTCTATTGTAGATATCTTCCTTCAATTGTTTCTTAAATCATTTTTGTTTGCCTGTATTTTTTAATAGCCTAACCGCTGGGTGGATCCATCCTTCACTGATTTGCCAGGGGAAAGCTTTTCTCTGTCTAGAAGGAGAAAGGTTGTGTGTGCCAACGCTGAGACAAAGAGGCCTAGGAAGAGGGCAGGAGAGGCTGGCAGCTCAGGCCCTCACACGTCCTTCCTGTTGAAAGAGTCAGCCCAGAGGGACCAGGATGAGCCTTGGGTGGACAGATACTCGCCCTGTTCACAGGTCAGGTCatcactttttacatttgttctgGTATCCATCAATACATTTGGATACCACTATCCAAATGGCCTTCCTCAACAGTTCCAAACCAAATTTACATTGgcaatttaatttgaatatcaCGCCTCAATATACAAATAACTTCGTCTAATGCATAATGCaaacaaagtataaaatatattaaaatctaAATCCATAAGGCTGGCCTACTGAATAATTTGCAACATTACATGCAAAGGTTTAAAACAGCCAGAAATATTAAAGGCACAGCTACCTCTGTGTAAATGGTATGAAATATTTCTATTGTCCTGCTGTATATACATTGTCATCCTGCCCAACCCTACTTCAAATAAATCCAGCACATTTGTATatctacatttattattattattattattattattattattattattattattattattattattattattattataaatgttttggtattttttttattatttagtgtaAAACTGCATGGAGAAATGATTAAAGTGACCAAATAATTCTTCCAAAGTACATATTGGCATGTGAgtattgttttgaaaaatatgAACCTGTCCATTCATTTATatatggacagacagacaaaactATGAATTCATGCAGTGGCCACATAATGGGAAGGCATTTTCTAAACTGTGCTTAAACTTTGATTACTGCCATGTTCATGGGAGCATGTCTCCACAGCAGCAGTGTTTAGgggtttacatttatttgatttgagtATTTTTAAGACTGAACCTTCTATTTTCTAGTTATggtacctgtgtgtgtttgtgtaggctGAGCTGGCTGTCCACAAGAAGAAGATAGAGGAAGTGGAGAACTGGATAAGAGTTCACTCAAACACATCAAAGGTAATAGAAGTGTCATGATTACAGTAACTGAACAACTCTTGTCTCTAAGCATCATCTGTGAGGAGTTGTTGCTTCAGTTctgaactttttatttatggataatataaatgaataacaaaaaaaatcccCTTCCTTACTGGTAAACCAAACAAGCAAATTCCAATCAGTAGTGGAAAACTGAGCTCTGCTGGCAGTCATGTATGGTTCCTGTCCGGAGAGCAAGATGTGTCAGAGGCTGACCTTGTAGTCTGAGCTATGATTACTTAAACTGTTCACATGTTGTCTGTGGAGGTCTTACGTGAAGATGAAGGTGCAGGTCTAGCGTTGCTGTTTCTTCTACAGGGTGGTGTCTTGCTGCTGACGGGACCATCGGGCTGTGGAAAGACTGCCACAGTCCAGGTTTTATCTCTGGAGCTGGACCTCAGGGTTCAGGAGTGGACCAACCCCTCCAGCCAGGAGCCGTACAGCAGCAGTCAGCATGGTGAGGAGAAACCCTTACTGTCCTGCCAGTGTCACTGTCAAGTGAGAATAAGTatgaagttattattattaatatcaaagagaattacctttttgtttttctttgaaaatgttaaacaaGAAAATGCTTTTGTTGAGGCTGTTGGTGCTGATGTATGGGgttgctttattttgaaaagtttttCTAGGGCTGGGCAATGtggccaaaatcttctatcacgatatactgtatatgtaattTTGTATGTAACGACATAAATCACGATATAGCATGCTTTCTGGTTGGTCAATGAATAAATGGTCTATATTTAAATACCACATGGTAAAGCCTATTTTTGTAAACTCCTGTCTGAATTAAATacatgacaaatgaaaagtatttcCTCATTttaagaactttagtgcaaTAGCTTTAAGTGAAACTGTTGTATAAGAGAAACGATATAGAGAAATGTATACGATAGACGTTTTTATATCGTTTTGACGATATATTTCGTCATATTGCCCAGCCcgaggtgtttctaatattttgccCACACAATGTTTGTATTTGGGTTGAATGTGTTTTGGGTGAATGCAGTCGAACAGTTGCGATGTGAAATGTGATCTCAGGTACCGACACTACTGTCCTGTGTCAGTGTTCAGGCTTATTTTTCCTGACGTGTCTCTACTTCTCCGTCTTCTGTCAGAATGGAGGATGAACGGCTTGTCCTGCAGCTCCCAGTTATCCCAGTTCAGCTTCCTCCTTAGAGTAAACAAGTACAACTGCCTGAAGATGGTGGGTGATGGaggagccacagacaggaagctcATACTGGTGGAGGTGTGTACTTCACCTTCAACTGAAGCCACTGTTCCTGTATTTCATTCGTTGTACCTGAAATGTGTTTGGTTCAACTGTGTGGGTTTCTATAACTTTCTTTGCCATGCACTCTTCATGTTGTATGACATAGTTATGAACTTATTGCCTGTGTTCCTCTTGAAGACTCACTATTTTGTGACAGTGTTGCGACAGTATCAGCTGTGGGAAGCTTAATTTAGAATGCTTAATGTTGGAGCTATTCattgttttgtaatatttaataatgaaacatttattttgttgctgTTATGTAGGAAgtcatttgattatttattataattatttgagTTAATTTGATTagttaaagcttttattttgaaggccgCTTCAGCCACCAGGTGAATTTGTATAACATGGTGATAGGTGGAGGAGGGATTGGCACCAGGCGAGGCATATGGTTTTTACCAGGGCaagagaggctgcagaggagcATTGTTCTTAGTTTTGTTGCTTTACTAAACGTGTTCAAATAGAATGTTCAAGAGCAGTAACGTCGTTTAGATTTTgagagttttttgttttgttgtttttgtttaagtcAAATGGCCGCTACACTTAATGTGTCACATAACTATTCAAAATCACCATAGTTGGATGGAGAAGTTTGCAGATGTGTATCCTCCTGCTGTTGGCTTAAACATTTTTCTGCGTAGACTGTTATTATTCACACCTCCCATAGCTTTAAGGAACGAGgctcaaaaacaggaagtgatgtgttGTTCATCCACGAACGCATTAAGTCCAGATACTGTCCTGTCCAGAGTCTGCTGCTGTGATAGTTAGAGAACCACTTTCACCATGATGATGTCTACAATGATGTAATGAGTGGTTCAGTCATAATAAAGAATAACTCATTGACATGCTCCtctgtgtttaaaaagaaaacatgtaggAGAACGTTTTACTGCCGCTTCTCTGTTGAGTTACTGTACATGTTAATTTCTGGcttaaagttgtgttttaacTTCACTACTGCCTCTGATCGCTGATGCATTGTTCTAAAGCTGCTTTGTTGAGATGCATTTGGATACTCACCTGAGTTAACTCTTGGTCATCACTTGTTCCGCCTCAGGATTTCCCAAACCAGTTCTACAGGCAGCCCGGCAGCCTGCATGATATCCTGAGGTGAGATCAGAGTTTTAACCGTACATTTCTCTCACACAGAGAACCAGGGGAAGTTACTATGATGACACGCAGCTTTCAGCCACTATGTTCTAGTAAAGACAGAAGCATAGTGACCAGTACCAGCGCTACTGTTCAACAGCAGCTTTCAGTGTCTCCAGTTCTGTGCAAAAGAGAAGGATGGAAGGATTTGAACCTTTCTTGATTTAGTAAGACATATTTGGTCCTCAGCATTAGGAATAGGTGGTCCTGATGAAAGCCTTTCTACATGATATAGTACTATTTATATGTGCTATTTAATCTGTGCTACCTGTGTGTTTCCCTGCTCGACTGTATGTGAGATggtctcctgctgtgtgtcttcCAGGCGCTTTGTGAAGACCAGTCGGTGTCCCCTGGTGTTCATTGTGTCAGACAGTCTGAGTGGAGACAGCAGCTCCCGCTTTCTTTTCCCCAGAGACATCCAGGAGGAGCTGGACATCAGCAGTATCAGGTTAGATGCAGTTTCCTCCCAGCTGTGGACTGAGGAGGGAAGTTTGTTCTTGTACATTCATGTTCATACGTTTAGCTAAAAGCCAATATTTCATTCATGTTCCTTTTTAATTACCACAATCTCCCTTGTGGCTCGTGTAAAATCCCATCCGTCAGAGAATCCTCCCTGCAAAACTAACATTAGCAAATGGCATGATCCAGCGGAAGACACAATCATCCTCTGCTAACTTGTCTCCTCTTATTATTTGCCTGATCCTTCCtcaaatgcaaatgaaataaGGAGAGAGGCACACCTTGCAGACTCACACGAATGGCACGTAAACTGTGACTCAAGCCTGCTGTGACCGCTCGATAAATACACTTCATGTGTTTGGGGCAGAATGTGACACCTCAGTAAATCTGGACCTCAGTACTGAAATATTGGCCTGTCACAGTCAAGGTGGTGTGTTTATTGTGGCAAATTCAAATAACAGTAAATTCTCAAATAgtggtctttttttttccatcaacTGCAAGTTCCCCCCCCATTTTATAAGCACATTGCATCCTAT from Cottoperca gobio chromosome 9, fCotGob3.1, whole genome shotgun sequence includes:
- the ak6 gene encoding adenylate kinase isoenzyme 6; this encodes MKMRKRPNVLLTGTPGVGKTTLGKELAQRTGLTYVNIGDLAQEGQLYDGYDEEYQCPILDEDRVVDELDEQMVEGGAIIDYHGCDLFPERWFHIVFVLRTDNTQLYTRLESRGYTGKKLQDNVQCEIFQTIYEEAMEAYSDEIVHQLTSNTPEDLERNLEQIVQWTEQWMKDHN